One segment of Thermosynechococcus sp. HN-54 DNA contains the following:
- the ftsY gene encoding signal recognition particle-docking protein FtsY yields MVFNWFRRKFGGSGEEPSPPAETPTAAPSAESKESTESTASPGILNWAKTALQSIQARQQSESAATIETPEETQETPPAEPVAAEAPAPVSVESEKVAVAESAPVQPVVEAEPVEPASSLVLDEGFLWSAEVLAAQGRRPEEVDIEEITWLQRLRQGLGKTRRGLVHQLRAIVGQGPLSRDAVEEIEMLLLQSDVGVKATDQIIAALQTKIRQETLPADRAIAYLKEILREILDRPFQEGYRRDFAPKKGVLNIWLIAGVNGVGKTTTIGKLAHIATQSGYRCLIAAADTFRAAATEQVKIWGQRSGVEVIANPGKNTDPAAVVFDAIGAAQARGTELLLVDTAGRLQNKANLMEELKKIRRIIDKKAGDAQIESLLVLDATLGQNGLRQAQVFAEAAQLTGVILTKLDSTAKGGVALAVVQELGLPIRFIGAGEGIKDLRPFCSFEFVEALLSSEVEVAA; encoded by the coding sequence ATGGTTTTTAATTGGTTTCGACGCAAGTTTGGTGGCAGTGGTGAGGAGCCATCGCCGCCGGCAGAAACCCCAACGGCAGCACCATCCGCAGAATCTAAAGAATCTACAGAATCTACCGCTTCTCCCGGCATCCTCAACTGGGCAAAAACCGCACTCCAGTCCATTCAAGCGCGACAGCAATCGGAAAGTGCTGCGACCATTGAAACCCCTGAAGAAACTCAAGAGACACCGCCGGCCGAACCAGTGGCGGCTGAGGCCCCCGCTCCCGTCTCTGTAGAGTCTGAAAAGGTCGCTGTTGCTGAATCTGCCCCTGTCCAGCCCGTTGTTGAAGCTGAGCCGGTAGAACCAGCCTCCTCCCTTGTTCTTGATGAGGGCTTTTTGTGGTCAGCGGAGGTGCTCGCCGCCCAAGGCCGGCGCCCAGAGGAGGTGGATATTGAGGAAATTACTTGGTTACAACGCCTGCGCCAAGGTCTGGGCAAAACCCGTCGTGGACTGGTGCATCAACTGCGGGCGATCGTTGGCCAAGGCCCTTTAAGTCGGGATGCTGTCGAAGAGATTGAGATGCTGCTGTTGCAGTCGGATGTGGGCGTCAAGGCCACGGATCAGATTATTGCGGCCCTGCAAACGAAAATTCGCCAAGAAACGCTGCCCGCCGATCGGGCGATCGCCTACCTGAAGGAGATTCTGCGAGAGATTCTGGATCGGCCGTTTCAGGAGGGCTACCGTCGTGACTTTGCCCCGAAAAAGGGCGTGCTGAATATCTGGTTGATTGCCGGTGTCAATGGCGTTGGCAAAACCACCACGATTGGCAAACTCGCCCACATTGCCACCCAGTCGGGCTATCGTTGTCTGATTGCAGCGGCGGATACGTTTCGGGCGGCCGCCACCGAACAGGTGAAAATTTGGGGACAGCGCTCCGGTGTGGAGGTGATTGCCAACCCCGGCAAAAATACTGATCCTGCTGCCGTTGTTTTTGATGCCATTGGTGCTGCCCAAGCCCGGGGCACAGAATTGCTGCTAGTGGATACCGCAGGTCGCTTGCAAAACAAGGCCAACCTGATGGAGGAACTCAAGAAAATCCGCCGCATCATTGACAAAAAAGCGGGCGATGCCCAGATTGAATCGCTGCTCGTCCTCGATGCCACCCTTGGTCAAAATGGCTTGCGCCAAGCGCAGGTGTTTGCAGAAGCGGCCCAACTCACTGGGGTCATCTTGACCAAGTTGGATAGTACAGCCAAGGGGGGAGTGGCCTTAGCCGTGGTGCAGGAGTTGGGGTTACCCATTCGTTTTATTGGCGCCGGCGAAGGCATTAAGGATCTGCGTCCCTTTTGCAGTTTTGAATTTGTGGAGGCCTTGCTCTCCAGTGAGGTGGAGGTGGCAGCATGA
- a CDS encoding 3'(2'),5'-bisphosphate nucleotidase CysQ, giving the protein MSPSLDLENTLATLRPILWQALEQLRRFYRQVKDLTVQDKGGDPVTLADETIDTFLRHSLQAYFPPTQFGYLTEETYTLGQPLPQPYQWMIDPLDGTYDFLQQTGEYAIHVALVHEHRPCLAAVVWPEQEVIYTAIAGAGAYRETRHGSTRLWVQPPREGQPLRVVMSRSHGGERLQAFLRTLGAVQLIPMGSMGCKTASICQGDADLYVNLTGRSAPKDWDLAAPDLIMQEAGGAFTYANGELPRYNRGDVQHWEPLVVGHPSLSQWVGDRLQAFLQENQGYSGK; this is encoded by the coding sequence ATGTCCCCCTCCCTTGATCTTGAGAATACCCTTGCCACCCTGCGCCCCATCCTTTGGCAAGCCCTTGAGCAGCTGCGCCGGTTTTACCGTCAGGTGAAGGATCTAACGGTGCAGGATAAAGGCGGTGATCCCGTTACCCTTGCCGATGAAACGATTGATACCTTTTTGCGCCATTCCCTCCAAGCTTATTTTCCGCCGACGCAGTTTGGTTATTTAACAGAAGAGACCTACACCCTAGGTCAGCCGTTGCCCCAGCCCTACCAGTGGATGATTGACCCCCTCGATGGCACCTACGACTTTTTGCAGCAAACGGGGGAGTACGCGATTCACGTCGCCTTGGTGCATGAACATCGCCCCTGTTTAGCGGCTGTTGTCTGGCCGGAGCAGGAGGTGATCTACACCGCCATTGCCGGCGCAGGAGCCTATCGAGAAACGCGCCATGGTTCGACACGTTTGTGGGTTCAACCCCCTAGGGAGGGACAGCCGTTGCGGGTGGTGATGAGTCGGAGCCACGGCGGAGAGCGCCTACAGGCCTTTTTGAGAACCTTGGGGGCAGTCCAGCTCATTCCCATGGGGAGTATGGGCTGTAAAACGGCAAGTATTTGCCAAGGGGATGCGGATCTGTACGTCAACCTTACAGGGCGCAGTGCCCCGAAGGACTGGGATTTAGCGGCACCAGATTTGATCATGCAGGAGGCGGGGGGTGCCTTTACCTATGCCAATGGTGAGTTGCCCCGCTACAATCGCGGTGATGTGCAACACTGGGAACCTTTGGTGGTGGGTCACCCCAGTTTGAGTCAGTGGGTGGGCGATCGCCTGCAAGCCTTTTTACAGGAAAATCAAGGCTATTCTGGGAAATAG
- a CDS encoding ABC transporter ATP-binding protein, with the protein MSSPLLRVEELTVDFRQADQTLRAVDGISFRLERGQTLGIVGESGSGKSVTCLALLQLLLPPGEVSHGQAWFQPEPEGEVIDLLRCPPRQIQQIRGRQISMVFQEPMSSLNPVYSIGFQLAEAIDPQQRLPRGQCQQRAIALLEQVHLLKPEDPLEDKKRFLNRYPHQLSGGQIQRVMIAMAMAASPVLLIADEPTTALDVTVQAAILRLLRELQQQYPLSLIFVTHDLNLIAELADQVIVMYQGQIVESGTVQQVFRHPQHPYTKGLLACRPRLDQPLAILPTVADFLAATPPRLEVISPVQQQERLAHLASQPPLVRVEHLWVKYPVADTQRFVTAVRDVSFTIRAGETLGLVGESGCGKTTLGRTLLRLLEPAQGKIFFGDRDISHLSPRQLRPLRQQMQLIFQDPYSSLDPRMTIGELVAEPLRIHRRHQSKRQHQERVAYLLERVGIDPQAQNRYPHEFSGGQRQRICIARALALNPQFVVCDEAVSALDVSVQAQVLNLLKELQREFQLTYLFISHDLSVVKFMSDRLMVMYNGEIVEMGEAEAVYRQPQHDYTRTLIAAIPRGLSLEAA; encoded by the coding sequence ATGTCCTCACCCCTTTTGCGTGTTGAAGAACTCACCGTTGACTTTCGCCAAGCCGATCAAACCCTACGGGCGGTGGATGGCATTTCCTTTCGCCTTGAGCGGGGCCAGACCCTTGGCATTGTCGGCGAGTCGGGATCGGGAAAGTCAGTCACCTGCTTGGCGCTCTTGCAGCTGCTGTTGCCGCCGGGAGAAGTGAGCCACGGCCAAGCTTGGTTTCAGCCTGAGCCAGAGGGTGAGGTCATTGACCTACTGCGCTGTCCCCCCCGCCAAATCCAACAGATTCGCGGCCGCCAAATCAGTATGGTCTTCCAAGAACCGATGAGTTCCCTCAATCCGGTCTATTCCATTGGCTTTCAACTGGCAGAGGCCATTGATCCGCAGCAGCGATTGCCACGGGGGCAATGTCAACAGCGGGCGATCGCCCTCCTTGAGCAGGTGCATCTCCTCAAACCTGAAGACCCCCTTGAGGACAAAAAACGCTTTCTCAATCGCTATCCACACCAACTTTCCGGAGGGCAAATTCAGCGAGTGATGATTGCCATGGCCATGGCTGCTTCGCCAGTGCTCTTAATTGCCGATGAACCAACCACTGCCCTCGATGTCACTGTCCAAGCAGCAATCCTGCGGCTATTGCGGGAGTTGCAGCAGCAATACCCTCTGTCGCTCATTTTTGTAACCCATGATCTCAATCTCATTGCCGAATTGGCCGATCAGGTCATTGTCATGTACCAAGGGCAAATTGTTGAATCGGGGACAGTTCAGCAGGTCTTTCGTCACCCCCAACATCCCTATACCAAGGGGCTACTGGCCTGTCGTCCTCGCTTGGATCAGCCTCTGGCGATTCTGCCAACAGTGGCGGACTTTCTAGCGGCCACGCCGCCGCGATTAGAAGTGATTTCACCAGTGCAGCAGCAGGAACGCTTGGCGCATTTGGCTAGCCAACCCCCGTTGGTGCGGGTTGAACACCTTTGGGTCAAGTATCCTGTGGCGGACACGCAGCGCTTTGTCACTGCTGTCAGGGATGTCTCGTTTACGATTCGCGCCGGGGAGACCCTTGGCTTGGTGGGGGAATCGGGCTGTGGCAAAACAACACTGGGACGCACCCTCTTGCGCCTCCTCGAACCCGCTCAAGGCAAGATTTTTTTTGGCGATCGCGACATTAGCCATTTATCGCCTCGCCAATTACGTCCCCTGCGGCAACAGATGCAACTCATTTTCCAAGACCCCTACAGTTCCTTAGATCCCCGGATGACCATTGGCGAGTTAGTGGCTGAACCGCTGCGGATTCACCGCCGCCATCAGTCCAAGCGCCAACACCAAGAGCGGGTGGCCTATCTCCTTGAACGGGTGGGCATTGACCCCCAAGCCCAAAATCGCTATCCCCATGAATTTTCCGGAGGGCAGCGGCAGCGAATTTGTATTGCCCGTGCCTTGGCCTTGAATCCCCAATTTGTCGTCTGTGATGAGGCGGTGTCCGCCTTGGACGTATCGGTACAGGCGCAGGTGCTGAATTTGCTCAAGGAACTCCAGCGGGAGTTTCAATTGACGTACCTCTTTATTTCCCACGACCTCAGTGTTGTCAAATTCATGAGCGATCGCCTCATGGTTATGTACAATGGCGAAATTGTGGAAATGGGTGAAGCGGAAGCCGTTTACCGACAACCCCAGCACGACTATACCCGCACATTAATTGCCGCGATTCCCCGTGGTCTTTCCCTTGAGGCAGCCTAG
- a CDS encoding cell wall metabolism sensor histidine kinase WalK: protein MELIFFGVGLLLGLGVWFWQRQQVEGYLETLLEQYGARPFKSSPWLRLQTLLREQVKQLERCQQKMTRWQTLLEYAPIAYLEVDEANCVVCCNEAARSLLGLRHAEGRLFLEVVRSYELDCLIEEVRQEQTMREQEWLYAYLTPTGQTKRKPLRARGLFLGEGHVGVFIEDCEEVVRLRDERDRWAADVAHELKTPLTSLRLVTETLQQRVPESLRDWVDRLLEEIIRLSLLVQELLELNRLSHTPADSLERHPLDLARLIETAWQALAPLAQAKNIQHEYTGPEQFPYCGNESQLFRLLVNLYDNSIKYGPVGGQVMTRLLSDREGGYLCIEVIDTGSGFPPKDLPHVFERFYRAQARRHRFVIPTDPEGRMPPVGSGSGLGLAIARQIVECHGGYMQAANHPDYGGAWLRIYLPLTEL from the coding sequence ATGGAGTTGATCTTTTTTGGGGTTGGCCTGCTGTTGGGTCTAGGGGTTTGGTTTTGGCAGCGCCAGCAGGTTGAGGGATATCTCGAAACCCTTCTTGAACAATATGGGGCGCGCCCCTTCAAATCTTCCCCATGGCTACGGTTACAAACTTTACTCAGGGAACAAGTCAAGCAGTTAGAACGCTGCCAGCAAAAAATGACACGATGGCAAACGCTCCTTGAATACGCCCCCATTGCCTATCTAGAGGTAGATGAAGCCAACTGCGTGGTCTGCTGTAATGAGGCAGCGCGATCGCTCCTTGGTCTAAGGCATGCCGAAGGCCGCCTTTTTTTGGAAGTGGTGCGCTCCTACGAATTGGACTGTCTCATTGAAGAGGTGCGCCAAGAGCAAACGATGCGGGAGCAAGAATGGCTTTATGCCTACCTCACGCCGACGGGGCAAACCAAGCGTAAACCCCTGCGGGCACGGGGACTCTTCCTTGGGGAAGGGCATGTGGGTGTATTTATTGAGGATTGCGAAGAGGTGGTGCGACTGCGGGATGAGCGCGATCGCTGGGCAGCGGATGTCGCCCATGAACTGAAAACCCCCTTGACCTCGCTTCGCCTTGTGACTGAAACCCTCCAACAACGGGTGCCTGAGTCCTTACGGGATTGGGTCGATCGCCTCCTCGAGGAAATTATTCGCCTCAGCCTCTTAGTGCAGGAACTCCTAGAATTAAACCGCCTCAGCCATACCCCTGCCGATAGCCTAGAGCGACACCCCCTCGACCTTGCGCGGCTGATTGAAACTGCTTGGCAAGCCCTCGCTCCCTTGGCTCAAGCCAAAAACATTCAGCACGAGTACACAGGCCCAGAGCAGTTTCCCTACTGCGGCAACGAATCGCAACTGTTTCGGCTCCTCGTGAATCTGTATGACAACAGCATTAAATATGGCCCAGTGGGGGGTCAAGTCATGACGCGGCTGTTGAGCGATCGCGAGGGGGGCTATCTCTGTATCGAAGTCATTGATACCGGCAGTGGTTTTCCACCCAAGGACTTGCCCCATGTGTTTGAGCGGTTTTATCGGGCACAGGCACGGCGACATCGCTTTGTCATTCCCACCGATCCTGAAGGACGGATGCCCCCCGTCGGTAGCGGTAGTGGTTTGGGATTGGCCATTGCCCGTCAAATTGTTGAATGCCATGGCGGCTACATGCAGGCTGCCAATCATCCCGACTATGGGGGAGCGTGGCTGCGGATTTACTTGCCCCTCACTGAGCTATAG
- a CDS encoding diguanylate cyclase domain-containing protein yields MEQLSSGLNLQTLVQAHVVSIAPRGSFNDILHGLQKNKGLGLVVEEQGQFRGLITQREVIRALGKGYAPQAITADQIMLPPDYSLHLSDLDDPLAVLGHFRRLGVDALAVVNPSGGVEGLLTRQALRESLRPVDLLRIKRVAEVMVPDVATITAEASLEEAAALMAARGVTSLVIPEKTSLGVRPWGIITEKDLFEALQHDGGTLSGTVASRMSQPVLTVHPEQSLWQVNHLLKEHQVRRVVVVDDDGQMVGIVTQSNLLAAIDIAEAQGVIQVLTRELNKATAELRWQLSRQQAITVAITESEQRYNTLISHLPVAIYRRDRDRLWQFSYVSDQIYQLTGYFPQDLTDLRQIIPAPDLVLAERDIEQALRQQRAYSTTYRIQHRDGCFRWLSDRGQLDPHSQMLHGVLLDVSDQQRTEERLKTSLEREMIVSTIIQDIRQSIRLEEILQRAVTSIQQLLLSDRVLIYRFLPDGSGIVEVEATTLPQYSILGQVIHDPCFSKGTAQRFLEGRTVTISDVNQAQLQDCYRELLLSLQVQANLVVPLLQGHDLWGLLIAHHCRSPRLWQREELFLLQRIAEPLTVALQQAEMYQALELANANLQQMVYIDSLTDIGNRRCFDELLPREWRRCQREQQPLSLVMLDIDCFKAYNDHYGHLQGDAILKRVAEILESRLRRAGDLATRFGGEEFALLLPSTDQAGAIHVVEKIQAALAEANITHAKSTVGPKLTASFGIATTVPTPDHSPAILLSLADQCLYEAKTLGRDRWVAKEL; encoded by the coding sequence ATGGAGCAATTGAGTTCAGGCTTAAATTTGCAAACCTTAGTGCAGGCGCACGTTGTTTCAATTGCTCCTAGGGGTTCCTTCAATGACATTCTCCACGGCTTACAGAAAAATAAAGGGCTTGGCCTTGTTGTCGAGGAGCAGGGGCAGTTTCGGGGATTGATCACCCAACGGGAGGTGATCCGTGCCTTGGGGAAGGGCTATGCGCCGCAGGCAATCACTGCTGATCAGATTATGCTGCCACCAGACTATAGTCTGCACCTCAGTGATCTCGATGATCCGCTAGCGGTTTTGGGACACTTTCGTAGATTGGGCGTGGACGCCCTCGCAGTAGTCAATCCATCAGGGGGAGTAGAGGGACTGCTGACCCGTCAGGCCTTACGTGAGAGTTTGCGCCCTGTGGATCTGCTGCGGATTAAGCGGGTGGCGGAGGTGATGGTGCCTGATGTGGCCACAATTACTGCTGAGGCTTCCTTAGAGGAGGCTGCTGCTCTGATGGCAGCACGGGGCGTGACTAGTTTAGTGATTCCGGAAAAAACCTCCTTGGGGGTTCGTCCGTGGGGCATTATCACTGAGAAAGATCTGTTTGAAGCACTCCAACACGATGGCGGCACTCTTAGCGGCACGGTTGCCAGCAGGATGTCCCAGCCGGTCTTAACGGTACATCCAGAGCAAAGTTTGTGGCAGGTGAATCATTTGCTCAAGGAGCATCAAGTACGTCGCGTTGTGGTCGTGGACGACGATGGGCAGATGGTGGGCATTGTGACCCAAAGTAATCTTTTGGCGGCGATTGATATTGCCGAAGCCCAAGGGGTGATTCAGGTGCTCACGCGGGAACTCAACAAGGCAACGGCAGAACTGCGCTGGCAACTGTCGCGGCAGCAGGCGATTACGGTGGCAATTACAGAAAGCGAACAGCGCTATAACACCCTCATTAGTCATTTGCCCGTGGCCATCTATCGGCGCGATCGCGATCGCCTGTGGCAATTTAGCTATGTCAGTGACCAAATTTACCAGCTCACGGGCTACTTTCCCCAAGATTTAACCGACTTGCGCCAGATTATCCCAGCGCCGGATTTGGTCTTGGCGGAACGGGATATTGAGCAGGCGCTTCGGCAACAGCGCGCCTACAGCACGACTTATCGCATTCAACATCGCGATGGCTGTTTTCGCTGGTTGAGCGATCGCGGGCAGCTGGATCCCCACAGTCAAATGCTCCATGGCGTCCTCTTAGATGTGTCAGATCAGCAGCGCACCGAGGAGCGACTCAAAACCTCCCTAGAGCGGGAAATGATTGTCAGCACCATTATTCAGGATATTCGCCAGTCCATTCGCTTAGAGGAGATTTTGCAGCGGGCGGTAACGAGTATTCAACAACTGCTTCTGAGCGATCGCGTCCTGATTTACCGCTTTTTACCCGATGGCAGTGGCATTGTGGAAGTGGAAGCCACCACGTTGCCCCAGTACTCGATTTTGGGTCAAGTGATCCACGACCCTTGTTTTAGTAAAGGGACAGCACAACGCTTTCTCGAAGGGCGCACGGTGACGATTAGCGATGTCAACCAAGCCCAACTACAGGATTGCTACCGCGAGCTACTGCTCAGCTTGCAAGTTCAGGCGAATCTGGTGGTGCCTCTGCTGCAAGGCCACGACCTCTGGGGACTCCTGATTGCCCACCATTGTCGCAGTCCTCGCCTGTGGCAGCGGGAGGAGTTGTTCTTGCTGCAACGCATTGCGGAACCCTTGACGGTGGCACTACAACAGGCGGAGATGTATCAGGCCTTGGAGCTGGCCAATGCGAATCTCCAGCAAATGGTGTACATTGACAGTCTCACGGATATTGGCAATCGCCGCTGTTTTGATGAATTGCTGCCGAGGGAGTGGCGACGCTGTCAACGGGAGCAACAGCCTTTGAGTTTAGTGATGCTGGACATTGATTGCTTCAAAGCCTACAACGATCACTACGGTCATTTGCAGGGGGATGCAATTCTCAAGCGGGTCGCGGAAATTTTAGAAAGTCGTCTGCGGCGGGCGGGGGATTTGGCGACGCGCTTTGGGGGGGAAGAGTTTGCCTTGCTTTTGCCGAGTACAGATCAAGCGGGAGCCATCCATGTTGTTGAGAAGATTCAAGCAGCACTAGCCGAAGCCAATATCACCCACGCTAAAAGCACCGTCGGGCCGAAGCTAACGGCAAGCTTTGGGATTGCAACAACCGTCCCCACCCCTGACCATAGTCCAGCCATATTGTTGAGTCTTGCAGATCAGTGCCTCTATGAAGCAAAGACTCTAGGGCGCGATCGCTGGGTGGCCAAGGAACTATAG
- a CDS encoding transposase: MEKAFSYRFYPTTEQESLLRKTLGCVRLVYNRALAVRTEAWRERQERIDYTQTSVLLTEWKKQDDLQFLNEVSSVPLQQALRHLQSAFNNFFAGRAKYPNFKKKRHGGSAEFTKSAFRWKDGKLFLAKCLEPLNIRWSRQLPEGVEPSTVTVRLNPAGQWYVSLRFDDPRDLTLQPVNQSVGLDAGLSSLVTLSTGEKVANPKHFDRHYKRLRKAQQSLSRKQKGSRNWNKARLKVAKIQQKIADSRKDHLHKLTTRLVRENQTIVVESLAVKNMVKNRQLARSISDAGWGELIRQLDYKTQWYGRTLVKIDQWFPSSKRCGKCGHVVEQLPLNVREWDCPECGAHHDRDVNAAQNILAVGHTVAVCGAGVRPDRHTSKGQPRRNRNLSREA; the protein is encoded by the coding sequence ATGGAAAAGGCTTTCAGTTACCGCTTCTACCCGACGACCGAGCAGGAATCCCTGCTTCGGAAAACGTTGGGCTGTGTTCGGTTGGTTTATAACCGAGCGTTGGCAGTGAGAACAGAAGCTTGGCGTGAACGGCAGGAGAGAATTGATTACACCCAAACCTCTGTTTTGCTTACCGAGTGGAAGAAGCAAGATGACCTCCAGTTTTTGAATGAGGTTAGCTCTGTTCCGTTGCAACAGGCCTTGAGGCATCTGCAATCTGCCTTCAACAACTTCTTTGCGGGTCGGGCGAAATATCCCAACTTCAAAAAGAAACGCCATGGTGGTAGCGCAGAATTCACCAAGTCTGCTTTCAGGTGGAAAGACGGGAAATTGTTTCTGGCAAAGTGTCTGGAGCCATTGAATATTAGATGGTCTAGGCAATTGCCAGAAGGCGTTGAGCCATCCACCGTTACAGTCCGGCTTAACCCCGCTGGACAGTGGTATGTCAGTCTGAGGTTTGACGACCCCAGAGACCTGACACTGCAACCCGTCAACCAGTCGGTTGGTTTGGATGCAGGACTTAGCAGTCTCGTTACCCTGAGTACAGGGGAAAAGGTCGCCAACCCCAAGCACTTTGACCGCCATTACAAACGACTCCGTAAGGCTCAGCAGTCTTTGAGTCGCAAGCAAAAAGGCTCTCGCAATTGGAATAAGGCGCGGCTGAAAGTCGCCAAGATTCAACAGAAGATCGCTGATTCCAGAAAAGACCATTTGCACAAGTTGACGACTCGATTGGTACGTGAAAACCAAACGATTGTAGTCGAGTCGTTGGCTGTGAAAAATATGGTCAAGAACCGTCAGCTTGCCCGATCCATCAGCGATGCTGGATGGGGTGAACTGATACGGCAATTGGACTATAAAACCCAGTGGTATGGTCGGACACTGGTAAAAATTGACCAATGGTTTCCCAGTTCTAAACGCTGTGGAAAGTGTGGTCACGTGGTTGAGCAGCTGCCGCTGAACGTCCGGGAATGGGACTGCCCTGAATGTGGGGCACACCACGACCGAGATGTGAATGCCGCTCAAAACATTTTGGCCGTGGGACACACGGTTGCAGTCTGTGGAGCGGGTGTAAGACCTGATAGGCATACGTCTAAAGGGCAACCGCGAAGAAACAGAAACCTAAGTCGTGAGGCTTAG
- a CDS encoding PP2C family serine/threonine-protein phosphatase has translation MNPPTSSLICPECGTANAIHQIECCHCQVPLLKRYLWAIGSSLDRYSVGELVGDRYLIQGKHLLLDLLPGEPAPTVDNAAQLYRPYLRLFPKRPHVPELFGALSLPEGELLLLEHAPVSCIDIANAKLAPGLTHAAPLTSIWEKANVVRRFNWLWQIIALWPALVAENVALTLLNPQFLRAEGSLVRLLQLQAGNNPTLAELGKFWQTHFSFADQGENFQQAFALLCQQMQEQPQTTPEAIRETLETLFQQALDSLGYEYHYDVASCSDQGPSRSRNEDKCLPQTNLTNQSRVLALVCDGVGGHEGGDVASGLAIEILEQTLKPLNLLETTPATVEQAIQTAIRRTNDAINQRNDTEQRHERQRMGTTVVGALIEHAHLYLAHIGDSRAYWINRWGCYQLTLDDDVASRDVRLGMSTYHQALELPYGGSLVQALGMAPSQHLHPTVERFLLDEEGILLLCSDGLSDFNRVETYWPQYLLPVLQGQLALTAAAKQLIDLANRLNGHDNVTVVLIHCRVKNASGIIDLDYSDIVCQGELPEVTDITMSYAPPPEPPDLDLTVSQIVEPPQPQPKPQPTQRSRSQAWLLLLIAVGVATAALGFLAVMTSMNRSVVEPSPSPLTPPQ, from the coding sequence ATGAATCCCCCTACGTCTAGTCTCATCTGCCCGGAGTGCGGCACGGCAAACGCCATTCACCAAATCGAGTGTTGCCACTGTCAGGTGCCACTCCTAAAGCGCTATTTGTGGGCGATCGGTTCCAGTCTGGATCGCTACAGTGTGGGTGAACTGGTGGGCGATCGCTACCTCATCCAAGGCAAGCACCTTTTATTAGATTTATTGCCGGGGGAGCCAGCCCCAACTGTGGATAACGCTGCTCAGCTTTACCGCCCCTATCTGCGCCTGTTTCCCAAGCGTCCCCATGTCCCGGAATTATTTGGCGCCCTTTCCCTGCCGGAAGGAGAACTGTTGCTCCTTGAGCATGCCCCCGTTAGTTGTATTGATATTGCCAATGCCAAACTTGCCCCCGGTTTGACCCATGCGGCTCCGCTCACCAGCATCTGGGAAAAAGCCAATGTGGTCCGCCGCTTCAATTGGTTATGGCAAATTATTGCCCTTTGGCCAGCGTTGGTTGCAGAAAACGTCGCCCTGACGCTGCTCAATCCACAATTTTTGCGGGCTGAAGGCTCCCTTGTGCGGCTGTTGCAACTGCAAGCCGGCAATAATCCCACCTTGGCTGAACTGGGCAAATTCTGGCAGACCCATTTCAGCTTTGCCGACCAAGGGGAAAACTTCCAGCAGGCCTTTGCGCTCCTGTGTCAACAAATGCAGGAGCAGCCGCAAACAACCCCTGAAGCTATCCGCGAAACCCTAGAGACCCTATTTCAGCAGGCCCTAGACAGCCTTGGCTATGAGTACCACTACGATGTTGCCAGCTGCTCTGACCAAGGCCCTAGTCGCAGTCGCAATGAGGATAAATGTCTGCCCCAGACTAATCTCACTAACCAGTCGCGGGTTCTCGCCTTGGTGTGTGACGGGGTTGGCGGTCATGAAGGGGGAGATGTGGCCTCGGGTTTAGCGATTGAAATCCTAGAGCAAACCCTCAAGCCCCTCAATCTCCTAGAGACAACCCCCGCCACGGTAGAGCAGGCGATTCAAACCGCCATTCGCCGCACGAATGATGCGATCAATCAACGCAATGATACGGAGCAGCGCCACGAACGCCAGCGCATGGGAACCACGGTTGTCGGTGCTCTGATTGAACACGCCCATCTTTACCTTGCCCACATTGGCGATAGCCGCGCCTACTGGATCAACCGCTGGGGCTGCTACCAACTCACCCTCGATGATGATGTGGCCAGCCGCGATGTGCGCTTAGGGATGAGTACCTACCATCAAGCCCTCGAACTCCCCTACGGTGGTTCCTTGGTGCAAGCTTTGGGGATGGCACCCTCCCAGCATCTGCACCCCACAGTTGAGCGCTTTTTGCTGGATGAAGAGGGGATTCTTTTGTTGTGTTCCGATGGTCTTAGTGACTTTAATCGTGTCGAAACCTACTGGCCACAGTACCTCCTGCCTGTGCTCCAAGGTCAGCTTGCCCTCACTGCTGCGGCTAAACAACTGATTGATCTTGCCAATCGCCTCAATGGCCATGACAACGTGACGGTGGTGCTCATTCACTGTCGGGTGAAGAACGCATCGGGTATCATTGACTTGGACTACAGCGATATTGTCTGTCAAGGGGAGTTGCCAGAGGTGACAGACATTACAATGAGCTATGCCCCCCCACCCGAGCCACCGGATCTCGACCTAACAGTTTCCCAGATTGTGGAACCCCCTCAACCCCAACCCAAACCACAGCCAACCCAAAGGTCTCGTTCCCAAGCGTGGCTGCTACTGCTGATTGCCGTGGGCGTTGCCACCGCTGCCCTTGGCTTTTTGGCTGTGATGACTTCTATGAATCGCTCTGTGGTAGAGCCATCCCCCTCACCGTTGACCCCACCCCAATAA